A genomic region of Trifolium pratense cultivar HEN17-A07 linkage group LG3, ARS_RC_1.1, whole genome shotgun sequence contains the following coding sequences:
- the LOC123915602 gene encoding short-chain dehydrogenase TIC 32 A, chloroplastic-like isoform X2, producing MLETVKYLIGSAGPSGFGSKSTAEQVTENCGDLRSITAIITGGTSGIGAETARVLASRGARVILPARSIKNAEETRGRIVTEFPEAEIIVMALDLSSLNSVTNFVTRFHSFDFPLNLLINNAGKFAEKHAISEDGVEMTFATNYLGHFVLTKLLMKRMVETAKRTGIEGRIVNVSSAIHNWFTGDVISYLSLICRNKLSHSHYDATRAYALSKLANVFHTNELARRLKQMDANVTVNCVHPGVVRTRLTREREGFLTDLVFFLASKLLKTIPQAAATTCYVATHPRLFNVSGKYFADCNEASTSKLGSNSTEAARLWAVSELMISKGPKAAFDLINHLEF from the exons ATGCTCGAAACGGTTAAATACTTGATCGGATCGGCAGGTCCTAGTGGATTCGGGTCCAAATCAACCGCAGAACAAGTCACTGAAAACTGCGGCGATCTCCGCTCCATCACCGCCATAATCACAGGCGGTACTTCTGGAATCGGAGCGGAAACGGCGCGTGTTTTGGCATCGCGTGGTGCTAGGGTGATTCTTCCAGCGCGTAGCATAAAAAATGCGGAAGAAACAAGAGGTAGAATCGTAACGGAATTTCCTGAGGCGGAGATTATTGTTATGGCACTCGATCTCAGTTCTCTCAATTCTGTTACAAATTTTGTTACTCGCTTTCACTCCTTCGATTTTCCTCTCAATCTCCTCAT AAACAATGCTGGAAAATTTGCAGAAAAGCATGCGATTTCCGAGGATGGAGTTGAAATGACCTTTGCCACTAATTATCTAG GTCATTTTGTGTTAACAAAGTTGTTGATGAAGAGGATGGTTGAAACGGCAAAGAGGACAGGAATAGAAGGGAGGATAGTGAACGTGTCGTCTGCTATACACAATTGGTTTACTGGCGACGTCATCTCCTATTTGTCTCTTATATGCCGCAACAAATTAAG CCACAGCCACTATGATGCCACACGTGCTTATGCTCTTTCCAAACTTGCCAATGTCTTCCACACAAACGAGCTTGCCCGCAGACTCAAG CAAATGGATGCCAATGTGACCGTGAACTGCGTTCATCCAGGGGTCGTGAGAACCAGACTCACCAGAGAGCGTGAAGGCTTTCTTACAG atttagttttctttttggCTTCCAAGCTCTTAAAGACTATTCCTCAG GCAGCTGCAACAACATGCTATGTAGCAACCCACCCAAGGCTCTTCAATGTATCTGGCAAGTACTTTGCTGACTGCAACGAAGCCTCAACTTCCAAATTAGGATCCAACTCAACTGAAGCTGCAAGGTTATGGGCGGTTTCCGAACTCATGATTTCTAAGGGTCCAAAAGCTGCTTTTGACTTAATTAATCACCTTGAATTTTGA
- the LOC123915601 gene encoding WD repeat-containing protein 44-like isoform X2, whose translation MVGNWKRVVELVDMELEVDEDQFYDTCEDLCSVSDEGFDYCLESYSGGSSSNDYVTRFNFWTKNLESVHHRRVNFLRWMGLEYDENSIDGDEFGEDSSRGVDRITSTSGDGLRTVNQIVLDSSSNEASRLLENCGDGTENLACMIKNLDDGTRYVVDKLDQDGTLNTLRVLGSNQLISLDEFHKNIGPSSFVRRHLQRDAENTRLLGVAKKKMKKGWLSKLDSIACFYHHNQEFDETCCNKDLDSRIHKVRVQPHKKRIKELSSLYAEQEFKAHKGVILTMKFSLDGKYLASGGEDGIVRVWKVIEDVRSNELNILDSDPSNIYFKMNEFTGSVAPFDVDKEKLVKTEKLKRSSPSTCVVIPPKTFRISAKPLHEFHGHNDDILDLAWSKSGFLLSSSVDKTVRLWQVGINKCLRVFSHNNYVTCVNFNPVNDNVFISGSIDGKVRIWEVVRCRVVDYIDIREIVTAVCFRPDGKGTIVGTMAGNCRFYDILDNHMKIDTQMSLQGKKKTSGKRITGFQFSPSDPSKLLVASADSHVCVLSGVDVIYKFKGLI comes from the exons ATGGTGGGGAATTGGAAAAGGGTTGTGGAATTGGTGGATATGGAATTGGAAGTTGATGAGGATCAATTCTATGATACTTGTGAGGATTTGTGTTCTGTTTCTGATGAGGGTTTTGATTATTGTTTAGAATCTTATTCTGGTGGTAGTAGTAGTAATGATTATGTTACTAGGTTCAATTTTTGGACTAAAAACCTTGAAAGTGTTCATCATAGACGAGTCAATTTTTTAAGATGGATGGGTTTGGAGTATGATGAGAATTCAATTGATGGAGATGAGTTTGGAGAAGATTCATCTCGTGGAGTTGACCGAATCACTTCAACTAGTGGGGATGGTTTGAGAACTGTAAATCAGATTGTGCTGGATTCATCATCAAATGAGGCATCTAGGTTGTTAGAAAATTGCGGTGATGGTACCGAGAATTTGGCATGTATGATAAAGAATTTGGATGATGGAACACGGTATGTTGTAGATAAATTGGATCAAGATGGAACGCTTAATACCCTGCGTGTTCTCGGTTCGAACCAATTGATTAGTTTGGATGAGTTTCATAAAAATATTGGGCCGTCATCTTTTGTTCGTAGACATTTGCAGAGAGATGCTGAAAACACTAGATTGTTGGGTGTTGctaaaaagaagatgaagaaaggTTGGTTAAGCAAACTGGATTCTATTGCTTGTTTTTATCATCATAATCAAGAGTTTGATGAAACTTGCTGCAATAAAGACTTAGACTCTAGGATACATAAAGTTCGTGTTCAGCCGCATAAGAAGCGAATTAAGGAGCTTTCCTCTCTTTATGCTGAACAAGAGTTTAAAGCACACAAAGGTGTTATTTTGACAATGAAGTTCAGTCTTGATGGAAAATATCTGGCTAGTGGCGGTGAAGATGGCATTGTGCGTGTGTGGAAGGTGATTGAGGATGTAAGATCGAATGAATTGAACATTCTAGACAGTGATCCATccaatatatatttcaaaatgaatgaatttacTGGTAGTGTGGCTCCCTTTGATGTAGATAAAGAAAAATTAGTCAAAACAGAGAAGTTGAAGAGATCATCTCCTTCAACTTGTGTGGTTATCCCACCAAAGACCTTCCGCATATCGGCAAAACCTTTGCATGAATTCCATGGGCATAATGATGACATTTTAGACCTTGCATGGTCCAAATCAGGG TTTCTATTGTCATCCTCTGTTGATAAGACAGTGCGCTTATGGCAAGTAGGGATCAACAAATGTCTTCGAGTTTTCTCTCACAATAATTATG TGACGTGTGTGAATTTCAATCCTGTCAATGATAATGTTTTCATCAGTGGTTCAATTGATGGAAAGGTGCGCATATGGGAAGTTGTTCGCTGTCGGGTTGTTGATTACATTGATATCAGAGAGATAGTCACAGCCGTATGTTTCCGCCCTGATGGAAAG GGCACGATTGTGGGCACCATGGCAGGCAATTGCCGTTTTTATGATATCCTAG ATAATCATATGAAAATTGATACTCAAATGTCGTTACAAGGAAAAAAGAAGACATCGGGGAAAAGGATAACTGGCTTTCAG TTTTCGCCCAGTGACCCGAGCAAATTGTTGGTCGCCTCTGCTGATTCCCATGTGTGTGTACTCTCTGGAGTTGATGTCATCTACAAATTCAAAG GCCTAATTTAA
- the LOC123915602 gene encoding short-chain dehydrogenase TIC 32 A, chloroplastic-like isoform X1, with product MLETVKYLIGSAGPSGFGSKSTAEQVTENCGDLRSITAIITGGTSGIGAETARVLASRGARVILPARSIKNAEETRGRIVTEFPEAEIIVMALDLSSLNSVTNFVTRFHSFDFPLNLLINNAGKFAEKHAISEDGVEMTFATNYLGHFVLTKLLMKRMVETAKRTGIEGRIVNVSSAIHNWFTGDVISYLSLICRNKLSPSHSHYDATRAYALSKLANVFHTNELARRLKQMDANVTVNCVHPGVVRTRLTREREGFLTDLVFFLASKLLKTIPQAAATTCYVATHPRLFNVSGKYFADCNEASTSKLGSNSTEAARLWAVSELMISKGPKAAFDLINHLEF from the exons ATGCTCGAAACGGTTAAATACTTGATCGGATCGGCAGGTCCTAGTGGATTCGGGTCCAAATCAACCGCAGAACAAGTCACTGAAAACTGCGGCGATCTCCGCTCCATCACCGCCATAATCACAGGCGGTACTTCTGGAATCGGAGCGGAAACGGCGCGTGTTTTGGCATCGCGTGGTGCTAGGGTGATTCTTCCAGCGCGTAGCATAAAAAATGCGGAAGAAACAAGAGGTAGAATCGTAACGGAATTTCCTGAGGCGGAGATTATTGTTATGGCACTCGATCTCAGTTCTCTCAATTCTGTTACAAATTTTGTTACTCGCTTTCACTCCTTCGATTTTCCTCTCAATCTCCTCAT AAACAATGCTGGAAAATTTGCAGAAAAGCATGCGATTTCCGAGGATGGAGTTGAAATGACCTTTGCCACTAATTATCTAG GTCATTTTGTGTTAACAAAGTTGTTGATGAAGAGGATGGTTGAAACGGCAAAGAGGACAGGAATAGAAGGGAGGATAGTGAACGTGTCGTCTGCTATACACAATTGGTTTACTGGCGACGTCATCTCCTATTTGTCTCTTATATGCCGCAACAAATTAAG CCCCAGCCACAGCCACTATGATGCCACACGTGCTTATGCTCTTTCCAAACTTGCCAATGTCTTCCACACAAACGAGCTTGCCCGCAGACTCAAG CAAATGGATGCCAATGTGACCGTGAACTGCGTTCATCCAGGGGTCGTGAGAACCAGACTCACCAGAGAGCGTGAAGGCTTTCTTACAG atttagttttctttttggCTTCCAAGCTCTTAAAGACTATTCCTCAG GCAGCTGCAACAACATGCTATGTAGCAACCCACCCAAGGCTCTTCAATGTATCTGGCAAGTACTTTGCTGACTGCAACGAAGCCTCAACTTCCAAATTAGGATCCAACTCAACTGAAGCTGCAAGGTTATGGGCGGTTTCCGAACTCATGATTTCTAAGGGTCCAAAAGCTGCTTTTGACTTAATTAATCACCTTGAATTTTGA
- the LOC123915602 gene encoding short-chain dehydrogenase TIC 32 A, chloroplastic-like isoform X3, translating to MLETVKYLIGSAGPSGFGSKSTAEQVTENCGDLRSITAIITGGTSGIGAETARVLASRGARVILPARSIKNAEETRGRIVTEFPEAEIIVMALDLSSLNSVTNFVTRFHSFDFPLNLLINNAGKFAEKHAISEDGVEMTFATNYLGHFVLTKLLMKRMVETAKRTGIEGRIVNVSSAIHNWFTGDVISYLSLICRNKLSHYDATRAYALSKLANVFHTNELARRLKQMDANVTVNCVHPGVVRTRLTREREGFLTDLVFFLASKLLKTIPQAAATTCYVATHPRLFNVSGKYFADCNEASTSKLGSNSTEAARLWAVSELMISKGPKAAFDLINHLEF from the exons ATGCTCGAAACGGTTAAATACTTGATCGGATCGGCAGGTCCTAGTGGATTCGGGTCCAAATCAACCGCAGAACAAGTCACTGAAAACTGCGGCGATCTCCGCTCCATCACCGCCATAATCACAGGCGGTACTTCTGGAATCGGAGCGGAAACGGCGCGTGTTTTGGCATCGCGTGGTGCTAGGGTGATTCTTCCAGCGCGTAGCATAAAAAATGCGGAAGAAACAAGAGGTAGAATCGTAACGGAATTTCCTGAGGCGGAGATTATTGTTATGGCACTCGATCTCAGTTCTCTCAATTCTGTTACAAATTTTGTTACTCGCTTTCACTCCTTCGATTTTCCTCTCAATCTCCTCAT AAACAATGCTGGAAAATTTGCAGAAAAGCATGCGATTTCCGAGGATGGAGTTGAAATGACCTTTGCCACTAATTATCTAG GTCATTTTGTGTTAACAAAGTTGTTGATGAAGAGGATGGTTGAAACGGCAAAGAGGACAGGAATAGAAGGGAGGATAGTGAACGTGTCGTCTGCTATACACAATTGGTTTACTGGCGACGTCATCTCCTATTTGTCTCTTATATGCCGCAACAAATTAAG CCACTATGATGCCACACGTGCTTATGCTCTTTCCAAACTTGCCAATGTCTTCCACACAAACGAGCTTGCCCGCAGACTCAAG CAAATGGATGCCAATGTGACCGTGAACTGCGTTCATCCAGGGGTCGTGAGAACCAGACTCACCAGAGAGCGTGAAGGCTTTCTTACAG atttagttttctttttggCTTCCAAGCTCTTAAAGACTATTCCTCAG GCAGCTGCAACAACATGCTATGTAGCAACCCACCCAAGGCTCTTCAATGTATCTGGCAAGTACTTTGCTGACTGCAACGAAGCCTCAACTTCCAAATTAGGATCCAACTCAACTGAAGCTGCAAGGTTATGGGCGGTTTCCGAACTCATGATTTCTAAGGGTCCAAAAGCTGCTTTTGACTTAATTAATCACCTTGAATTTTGA
- the LOC123915601 gene encoding WD repeat-containing protein 44-like isoform X1, translating into MVGNWKRVVELVDMELEVDEDQFYDTCEDLCSVSDEGFDYCLESYSGGSSSNDYVTRFNFWTKNLESVHHRRVNFLRWMGLEYDENSIDGDEFGEDSSRGVDRITSTSGDGLRTVNQIVLDSSSNEASRLLENCGDGTENLACMIKNLDDGTRYVVDKLDQDGTLNTLRVLGSNQLISLDEFHKNIGPSSFVRRHLQRDAENTRLLGVAKKKMKKGWLSKLDSIACFYHHNQEFDETCCNKDLDSRIHKVRVQPHKKRIKELSSLYAEQEFKAHKGVILTMKFSLDGKYLASGGEDGIVRVWKVIEDVRSNELNILDSDPSNIYFKMNEFTGSVAPFDVDKEKLVKTEKLKRSSPSTCVVIPPKTFRISAKPLHEFHGHNDDILDLAWSKSGFLLSSSVDKTVRLWQVGINKCLRVFSHNNYVTCVNFNPVNDNVFISGSIDGKVRIWEVVRCRVVDYIDIREIVTAVCFRPDGKGTIVGTMAGNCRFYDILDNHMKIDTQMSLQGKKKTSGKRITGFQFSPSDPSKLLVASADSHVCVLSGVDVIYKFKGLRSAGRMHASFTSDGKHIVSLSEGSNVCIWNHTGQDRNTSKAKQILSSESFLSHNATIAIPWCGIESTPLSPSLDENLIQRSSLSSPDCFFMGRGFLSELVPKVSATWPEETLLDSGQTVVSPTICKSEYKFLRSACKGMSNSHLWGQVILTAGSDGFIKVYQNYGLPVRV; encoded by the exons ATGGTGGGGAATTGGAAAAGGGTTGTGGAATTGGTGGATATGGAATTGGAAGTTGATGAGGATCAATTCTATGATACTTGTGAGGATTTGTGTTCTGTTTCTGATGAGGGTTTTGATTATTGTTTAGAATCTTATTCTGGTGGTAGTAGTAGTAATGATTATGTTACTAGGTTCAATTTTTGGACTAAAAACCTTGAAAGTGTTCATCATAGACGAGTCAATTTTTTAAGATGGATGGGTTTGGAGTATGATGAGAATTCAATTGATGGAGATGAGTTTGGAGAAGATTCATCTCGTGGAGTTGACCGAATCACTTCAACTAGTGGGGATGGTTTGAGAACTGTAAATCAGATTGTGCTGGATTCATCATCAAATGAGGCATCTAGGTTGTTAGAAAATTGCGGTGATGGTACCGAGAATTTGGCATGTATGATAAAGAATTTGGATGATGGAACACGGTATGTTGTAGATAAATTGGATCAAGATGGAACGCTTAATACCCTGCGTGTTCTCGGTTCGAACCAATTGATTAGTTTGGATGAGTTTCATAAAAATATTGGGCCGTCATCTTTTGTTCGTAGACATTTGCAGAGAGATGCTGAAAACACTAGATTGTTGGGTGTTGctaaaaagaagatgaagaaaggTTGGTTAAGCAAACTGGATTCTATTGCTTGTTTTTATCATCATAATCAAGAGTTTGATGAAACTTGCTGCAATAAAGACTTAGACTCTAGGATACATAAAGTTCGTGTTCAGCCGCATAAGAAGCGAATTAAGGAGCTTTCCTCTCTTTATGCTGAACAAGAGTTTAAAGCACACAAAGGTGTTATTTTGACAATGAAGTTCAGTCTTGATGGAAAATATCTGGCTAGTGGCGGTGAAGATGGCATTGTGCGTGTGTGGAAGGTGATTGAGGATGTAAGATCGAATGAATTGAACATTCTAGACAGTGATCCATccaatatatatttcaaaatgaatgaatttacTGGTAGTGTGGCTCCCTTTGATGTAGATAAAGAAAAATTAGTCAAAACAGAGAAGTTGAAGAGATCATCTCCTTCAACTTGTGTGGTTATCCCACCAAAGACCTTCCGCATATCGGCAAAACCTTTGCATGAATTCCATGGGCATAATGATGACATTTTAGACCTTGCATGGTCCAAATCAGGG TTTCTATTGTCATCCTCTGTTGATAAGACAGTGCGCTTATGGCAAGTAGGGATCAACAAATGTCTTCGAGTTTTCTCTCACAATAATTATG TGACGTGTGTGAATTTCAATCCTGTCAATGATAATGTTTTCATCAGTGGTTCAATTGATGGAAAGGTGCGCATATGGGAAGTTGTTCGCTGTCGGGTTGTTGATTACATTGATATCAGAGAGATAGTCACAGCCGTATGTTTCCGCCCTGATGGAAAG GGCACGATTGTGGGCACCATGGCAGGCAATTGCCGTTTTTATGATATCCTAG ATAATCATATGAAAATTGATACTCAAATGTCGTTACAAGGAAAAAAGAAGACATCGGGGAAAAGGATAACTGGCTTTCAG TTTTCGCCCAGTGACCCGAGCAAATTGTTGGTCGCCTCTGCTGATTCCCATGTGTGTGTACTCTCTGGAGTTGATGTCATCTACAAATTCAAAG GCCTGAGAAGTGCAGGACGGATGCATGCTTCCTTCACATCCGACGGGAAACATATCGTTTCACTTAGCGAAGGTTCAAATGTTTGTATCTGGAATCACACTGGCCAGGATAGGAATACGTCCAAAGCAAAGCAGATTTTGTCTTCCGAGAGTTTTCTATCCCACAATGCAACAATCGCCATACCTTGGTGTGGCATTGAGTCAACGCCGTTGTCTCCTTCACTAGATGAAAACTTGATTCAGCGGTCATCCTTGTCTTCTCCCGATTGTTTCTTCATGGGTCGAGGATTTCTTTCCGAGTTAGTCCCAAAGGTTTCTGCTACATGGCCAGAGGAAACACTTCTCGATTCGGGGCAAACTGTTGTTTCTCCTACAATATGTAAATCAGAGTATAAGTTCTTGAGAAGTGCTTGCAAGGGAATGTCTAATTCTCATTTGTGGGGCCAAGTGATTCTAACAGCAGGATCTGATGGATTCATAAAAGTGTACCAAAATTATGGCCTACCCGTTCGCGTTTGA
- the LOC123915600 gene encoding uncharacterized protein LOC123915600: MAEYVKNIAEKDRWDRWEKMHARNNAAFDRIISKLEILLQHYNCSPSSSHGASNSPKYIPTPEPLNTNLLMHDEFRLSAKQIEVPSVSEQKLLQEEIVASKSVNETLLVSDTIVPSMAPIVNHVVTKDTALPSSDAFLPFLEPILEPESVCETKMVETVTPTCDVDNDVGKLAITESFTRIHGTPRQRDRRFTKIGLEVTTETMALISQHEPQDNESISEWLCTAKSPYPIIMLSSSIQTCLSHARRNVSMKSLLPKPPDWTYRTISNPPQPPAPPDQTSCVVATRSICYFQWTKNRKLKTQRRVCGYKIFTGWKQQKLLSSLFFHVSGDYHSSLVQLWRNFREENISIEEFVFALKVVSHCLLTDAMSIWKEKYYEAIIACRRASNDFRTHKGETRSSCSPWLDREYWYRIESHINDILMIWKDQLVHSFSDCYAHYGSIHKACDLFHDVQKKDMIAYYSAMTYNCEMNANMIDELIAPIVGKGVGLNYTTCIGIVIVVPLEDVAASLIQVPCLTYFYVAFTTLVHLLSVHTSIMPAVTNVEMVGMLGSWSQSAKLDLLCVHLIVFPWHSKKWDPGGLSFGAVCFALNLEVIWKYVAIIQLYSLVHKEGMLNLELTLGVTTLSQHLYLNFNLEDKVGFKGDGIVMRQNKGKGLETDESANEEWRVSQEANEGHSVKLDANYHTKGFYHTWIVYIVN; encoded by the exons ATGGCAGAGTATGTGAAGAACATCGCCGAAAAAGATCGATGGGATCGATGGGAGAAAATGCACGCTCGCAACAACGCTGCTTTCGACAGAATCATCTCCAAATTGGAGATTCTACTTCAACACTACAACTGCTCGCCGAGCTCTTCCCATGGTGCATCGAACTCACCCAAATACATCCCTACACCAGAACCGTTGAATACCAATTTATTGATGCATGATGAATTTCGTTTATCTGCAAAACAGATCGAGGTTCCTTCCGTTAGTGAGCAGAAATTATTGCAAGAAGAAATTGTTGCTTCCAAATCGGTGAACGAAACTCTCTTAGTTTCAGATACAATTGTTCCCTCCATGGCACCAATCGTGAATCATGTTGTAACCAAGGACACTGCCCTGCCTTCTTCGGATGCATTTCTTCCATTCTTGGAACCGATTCTGGAACCTGAATCTGTCTGTGAGACGAAAATGGTGGAAACAGTGACGCCGACATGTGATGTCGATAACGATGTTGGAAAACTCGCCATAACAGAGTCATTCACGAGGATTCATGGAACACCAAGACAGAGGGATCGACGATTCACTAAAATTGGTTTGGAGGTTACTACAGAGACAATGGCCTTGATTTCACAGCACGAGCCACAAGATAACGAGTCAATTTCAGAATGGCTATGTACAGCAAAATCACCATATCCAATAATAATGTTGTCTAGCTCGATACAAACATGCCTTTCTCATGCTCGACGAAATGTCTCAATGAAGTCGCTGCTGCCAAAACCACCAGATTGGACCTATCGCACAATATCGAATCCTCCACAGCCACCTGCACCACCTGATCAGACAAGCTGTGTAGTTGCTACCAG GTCTATATGCTATTTTCAGTGGACAAAGAATAGAAAGTTGAAAACTCAAAGACGTGTATGCGGCTATAAAATCTTCACTGGATGGAAGCAACAAAAGCTGCTGTCAAGTTTGTTTTTTCATGTGTCAGGGGATTATCATTCTTCTTTGGTTCAACTTTGGAGGAATTTTAGAGAGGAAAATATATCAATTGAAGAGTTTGTGTTTGCTCTAAAGGTTGTTAGCCATTGCTTGCTTACTGATGCAATGAGTATTTGGAAGGAGAAATATTATGAAGCAATCATTGCATGCCGGAGagcatcaaatgattttaggaCTCACAAAGGAGAGACTCGTTCATCATGTTCACCGTGGTTGGATCGAGAGTATTGGTACCGGATTGAATCACACATTAATGACATTCTCATGATATGGAAAGATCAGTTGGTCCATTCATTCAGTGACTGTTATGCACACTATGGCAGCATTCACAAAGCTTGTGACCTATTTCATGATGTGCAGAAGAAGGATATGATAGCATACTATTCTGCAATGACTTACAACTGTGAAATGAATGCCAACATGATTGATGAGTTAATTGCACCAATAGTTGGCAAGGGAGTTGGCCTAAACTACACCACTTGTATTGGAATTGTCATTGTTGTGCCTCTTGAAGATGTTGCTGCTTCATTAATTCAAGTTCCGTGCCTGACTTATTTTTATGTGGCTTTTACTACACTAGTACATTTACTGAGTGTACACACTTCAATAATGCCAGCTGTTACAAATGTTGAGATGGTAGGAATGCTTGGATCTTGGTCACAAAGTGCAAAGCTTGATCTACTTTGTGTTCATCTTATTGTTTTTCCATGGCACTCCAAGAAATGGGATCCGGGTGGATTGTCTTTTGGCGCGGTGTGCTTTGCTTTGAACTTGGAAGTCATATGGAAATATGTTGCTATCATCCAATTGTATTCTCTAGTCCATAAAGAAGGCATGCTTAACTTGGAGCTTACTTTAGGAGTTACTACTCTCAGTCAACACCTTTATCTTAAtttcaaccttgaggacaaggttggtTTTAAAGGGGATGGTATTGTAATGAGACAAAATAAAGGGAAGGGTCTAGAAACTGATGAGTCAGCAAATGAGGAGTGGAGGGTCTCACAAGAGGCAAATGAAGGTCATTCTGTTAAGCTTGATGCGAATTATCACACTAAGGGATTTTATCACACATGGATAGTATATATAGTGAACTAG